One Phoenix dactylifera cultivar Barhee BC4 unplaced genomic scaffold, palm_55x_up_171113_PBpolish2nd_filt_p 000085F, whole genome shotgun sequence DNA segment encodes these proteins:
- the LOC103706188 gene encoding pentatricopeptide repeat-containing protein At5g48910-like: MSVSRSILLPPSPLQSRCTTIKNSSDLHAQTLNHGLHPPPFLTSKPPPSPFPNLFDQTPLPSSFHYNTLIRAHTQSHLPEAALHLFQKMLSDCRTPPDKFTFPLILKACAQLSALDEGEQIHCMILKSQSVPSDDVYVATSLVRMYAQCRRMDKAQRLFDGMPNRNVVAWNTMIDGFVKYSDMNSARRIFDEMPERNVVSWNSLMGGYVRNELPHEALKIFVELQISGVMPDESTMVSVVSAISDLGLLCMGRRVHGYIIRQKFSLLGALGTALIKMYAECGVIDAAYQVFVNISEKNVGHWTSMIGGFAAHGLVETALELFSEMLRLGVEPNHVTFIGVLCACSHGGLVNKGIEYFNLMRSWGIRPTVQHYGCLVDLLGRSGLLEEALDLVGNIPMESGLVIWGTLLAACRKHGNVEIAEIVSRKLIEVEPEYGSCYVLLSHLYACMGRWEDFRRIRKMMEEKGVVKVPGFSWIEIDSGVQIFVAGDRFHVRSREIYRMLDELKLNLRWAGYEPVTCARPAD, translated from the coding sequence ATGTCTGTATCTCGATCCATCCTTCTCCCACCTTCCCCTCTCCAATCTCGCTGCACCACCATCAAAAACAGCTCAGATCTCCACGCCCAAACACTTAATCATGGCCTCCACCCCCCACCTTTTCTCACCTCCAAACCTCCTCCATCGCCATTCCCCAACCTGTTCGACCAAActcctcttccttcctccttccacTACAACACTCTCATCCGAGCCCACACCCAATCCCACCTCCCCGAAGCCGCCCTCCACCTGTTCCAAAAGATGCTTTCAGATTGCCGTACTCCACCCGATAAGTTCACCTTCCCTCTCATCCTGAAAGCCTGCGCCCAGCTTTCCGCCCTCGACGAGGGCGAGCAGATCCACTGCATGATTCTGAAATCGCAATCCGTGCCCTCTGATGATGTCTACGTCGCGACTTCTCTCGTTCGCATGTACGCACAATGTCGCAGGATGGATAAGGCCCAGCGATTATTCGATGGAATGCCGAACAGAAATGTTGTTGCTTGGAACACCATGATTGATGGGTTTGTAAAATATAGTGACATGAACTCCGCGCGTAGGATTTTCGATGAAATGCCGGAGAGAAATGTTGTTTCTTGGAATTCTTTGATGGGAGGGTATGTGCGGAATGAATTGCCGCATGAAGCTCTTAAAATATTCGTCGAGTTGCAGATTTCAGGTGTAATGCCTGATGAATCCACGATGGTGAGCGTGGTATCGGCGATCTCTGATCTTGGTCTCCTTTGTATGGGCAGAAGGGTGCATGGGTACATAATACGTCAGAAATTCTCACTACTAGGTGCTCTTGGTACTGCGCTGATCAAAATGTATGCTGAATGTGGAGTTATTGATGCTGCATACCAGGTTTTCGTAAACATTTCAGAAAAAAATGTGGGCCACTGGACTTCGATGATTGGAGGATTTGCAGCTCATGGCCTTGTGGAAACTGCTCTTGAATTGTTCTCTGAGATGCTAAGATTAGGTGTTGAGCCTAATCATGTAACATTTATTGGTGTTCTGTGTGCCTGCAGCCATGGTGGGCTAGTGAATAAAGGCATAGAGTATTTCAACCTCATGAGAAGTTGGGGCATCAGACCAACGGTCCAGCACTACGGGTGCTTGGTGGATCTGCTAGGCCGCTCTGGACTTCTAGAAGAAGCATTGGATCTTGTCGGCAATATTCCCATGGAGTCTGGATTAGTGATATGGGGTACACTTTTAGCTGCATGCCGGAAGCATGGTAATGTTGAGATTGCGGAGATTGTGTCACGGAAATTGATCGAGGTTGAACCAGAATATGGAAGCTGCTATGTTCTACTCTCTCATCTTTATGCATGCATGGGTCGATGGGAGGATTTCAGAAGAATTAGAAAGATGATGGAGGAGAAGGGGGTGGTGAAGGTTCCTGGATTCAGTTGGATTGAAATAGATAGTGGTGTTCAAATATTTGTAGCGGGGGACAGGTTTCATGTAAGAAGTAGGGAGATCTATCGGATGTTAGATGAGTTGAAGCTTAATTTGAGATGGGCAGGGTATGAACCAGTTACATGTGCTCGTCCGGCAGATTAG
- the LOC103706187 gene encoding organelle RRM domain-containing protein 1, chloroplastic-like isoform X1, giving the protein MEPLALLPTAGLLPVTPSLAHRPAYPLLSSAKATSLFPRLATKRRTAVSPRASSSPLPPPLSSLTAATLSPSPPPTSPCTRWVVVMEKPPNAAPSKSEVIDYYVETLATVLGSSEKEAQMCIYDFSWQNQFGFCCDIDEGLARELTRVPRVLSVRPDRDEIARKKDYSYPNISLTDQLGADGRCSKFSPSAQNNEYWLVQMEKPGIEIVTKAQMVDYYAQTLTKVLGNEKDAQVSIYDISWEKDFGFCCQIDEECARGLANVPGVLAVRPDKNIGSDNKDYRGDEKSEGLVDSSGTNKIPDVKTKRLFVTVAKLFVAGLSFYTSEKTLRAAFEGFGELVEVKIIMDKISKRSKGYAFIEYTTEEAASAALKEMNGKIINGWMIVVDVAKTNPPKYSRARQKPPSASTLSY; this is encoded by the exons ATGGAGCCCCTTGCCCTCCTCCCGACCGCTGGGCTCCTCCCCGTTACTCCTTCTCTCGCCCACCGCCCGGCGTACCCTCTTCTCTCCTCCGCCAAGGCTACCAGCCTCTTCCCTCGCCTCGCAACGAAGCGTCGCACGGCCGTCTCTCCCCGGGCCTCATCCtcgccgctgccgccgccgctTTCGTCGTTGACGGCCGCGACGTTGTCGCCTTCTCCTCCCCCGACCTCTCCATGTACTCGGTGGGTGGTGGTGATGGAGAAGCCTCCGAACGCCGCTCCCTCGAAATCCGAGGTTATTGACTACTACGTGGAAACCCTAGCTACGGTTTTAGGCAG CAGTGAGAAGGAGGCTCAGATGTGCATCTATGACTTTTCATGGCAGAACCAGTTTGGCTTCTGCTGTGACATTGATGAGGGGTTGGCTCGGGAGCTCACCA GAGTGCCAAGGGTATTATCTGTGAGGCCTGATAGGGATGAAATAGCTAGAAAGAAGGATTATAGCTATCCGAACATCTCATTAACTGACCAACTTGGAGCTGATGGCCGATGTTCTAAGTTTTCTCCATCAGCGCAAAATAATGAGTACTGGCTAGTTCAAATGGAGAAGCCTGGGATTGAAATTGTAACAAAGGCACAGATGGTGGACTATTATGCTCAGACCCTAACCAAGGTTTTGGGGAA TGAGAAGGATGCACAAGTTTCCATTTATGATATCTCTTGGGAGAAGGATTTTGGATTTTGTTGCCAAATTGATGAGGAATGTGCACGGGGACTAGCTA ATGTTCCAGGGGTTCTAGCTGTGCGGCCTGATAAGAATATTGGGTCAGATAACAAAGATTACAGAG GTGATGAAAAATCAGAGGGACTGGTTGATTCATCAGGAACCAATAAGATACCTGATGTGAAAACCAAAAGGCTTTTTGTGACTG TTGCCAAACTGTTTGTTGCAGGACTTTCATTCTATACTTCTGAGAAAACCTTGCGTGCAGCATTTGAAGGATTTGGTGAGCTTGTTGAAG TTAAAATTATAATGGACAAGATATCAAAAAGGTCCAAGGGTTATGCCTTCATAGAATACACTACAGAAGAAGCTGCAAGTGCTGCTTTGAAAGAGATGAATGGGAAG ATCATCAATGGCTGGATGATAGTTGTTGATGTTGCCAAAACTAACCCACCAAAATACAGCAGGGCCCGCCAAAAGCCACCAAGTGCATCAACTTTGTCCTATTAA
- the LOC103706187 gene encoding organelle RRM domain-containing protein 1, chloroplastic-like isoform X6, with protein MEPLALLPTAGLLPVTPSLAHRPAYPLLSSAKATSLFPRLATKRRTAVSPRASSSPLPPPLSSLTAATLSPSPPPTSPCTRWVVVMEKPPNAAPSKSEVIDYYVETLATVLGSEKEAQMCIYDFSWQNQFGFCCDIDEGLARELTRVPRVLSVRPDRDEIARKKDYSYPNISLTDQLGADGRCSKFSPSAQNNEYWLVQMEKPGIEIVTKAQMVDYYAQTLTKVLGNEKDAQVSIYDISWEKDFGFCCQIDEECARGLANVPGVLAVRPDKNIGSDNKDYRGLSFYTSEKTLRAAFEGFGELVEVKIIMDKISKRSKGYAFIEYTTEEAASAALKEMNGKIINGWMIVVDVAKTNPPKYSRARQKPPSASTLSY; from the exons ATGGAGCCCCTTGCCCTCCTCCCGACCGCTGGGCTCCTCCCCGTTACTCCTTCTCTCGCCCACCGCCCGGCGTACCCTCTTCTCTCCTCCGCCAAGGCTACCAGCCTCTTCCCTCGCCTCGCAACGAAGCGTCGCACGGCCGTCTCTCCCCGGGCCTCATCCtcgccgctgccgccgccgctTTCGTCGTTGACGGCCGCGACGTTGTCGCCTTCTCCTCCCCCGACCTCTCCATGTACTCGGTGGGTGGTGGTGATGGAGAAGCCTCCGAACGCCGCTCCCTCGAAATCCGAGGTTATTGACTACTACGTGGAAACCCTAGCTACGGTTTTAGGCAG TGAGAAGGAGGCTCAGATGTGCATCTATGACTTTTCATGGCAGAACCAGTTTGGCTTCTGCTGTGACATTGATGAGGGGTTGGCTCGGGAGCTCACCA GAGTGCCAAGGGTATTATCTGTGAGGCCTGATAGGGATGAAATAGCTAGAAAGAAGGATTATAGCTATCCGAACATCTCATTAACTGACCAACTTGGAGCTGATGGCCGATGTTCTAAGTTTTCTCCATCAGCGCAAAATAATGAGTACTGGCTAGTTCAAATGGAGAAGCCTGGGATTGAAATTGTAACAAAGGCACAGATGGTGGACTATTATGCTCAGACCCTAACCAAGGTTTTGGGGAA TGAGAAGGATGCACAAGTTTCCATTTATGATATCTCTTGGGAGAAGGATTTTGGATTTTGTTGCCAAATTGATGAGGAATGTGCACGGGGACTAGCTA ATGTTCCAGGGGTTCTAGCTGTGCGGCCTGATAAGAATATTGGGTCAGATAACAAAGATTACAGAG GACTTTCATTCTATACTTCTGAGAAAACCTTGCGTGCAGCATTTGAAGGATTTGGTGAGCTTGTTGAAG TTAAAATTATAATGGACAAGATATCAAAAAGGTCCAAGGGTTATGCCTTCATAGAATACACTACAGAAGAAGCTGCAAGTGCTGCTTTGAAAGAGATGAATGGGAAG ATCATCAATGGCTGGATGATAGTTGTTGATGTTGCCAAAACTAACCCACCAAAATACAGCAGGGCCCGCCAAAAGCCACCAAGTGCATCAACTTTGTCCTATTAA
- the LOC103706187 gene encoding organelle RRM domain-containing protein 1, chloroplastic-like isoform X2, which produces MEPLALLPTAGLLPVTPSLAHRPAYPLLSSAKATSLFPRLATKRRTAVSPRASSSPLPPPLSSLTAATLSPSPPPTSPCTRWVVVMEKPPNAAPSKSEVIDYYVETLATVLGSEKEAQMCIYDFSWQNQFGFCCDIDEGLARELTRVPRVLSVRPDRDEIARKKDYSYPNISLTDQLGADGRCSKFSPSAQNNEYWLVQMEKPGIEIVTKAQMVDYYAQTLTKVLGNEKDAQVSIYDISWEKDFGFCCQIDEECARGLANVPGVLAVRPDKNIGSDNKDYRGDEKSEGLVDSSGTNKIPDVKTKRLFVTVAKLFVAGLSFYTSEKTLRAAFEGFGELVEVKIIMDKISKRSKGYAFIEYTTEEAASAALKEMNGKIINGWMIVVDVAKTNPPKYSRARQKPPSASTLSY; this is translated from the exons ATGGAGCCCCTTGCCCTCCTCCCGACCGCTGGGCTCCTCCCCGTTACTCCTTCTCTCGCCCACCGCCCGGCGTACCCTCTTCTCTCCTCCGCCAAGGCTACCAGCCTCTTCCCTCGCCTCGCAACGAAGCGTCGCACGGCCGTCTCTCCCCGGGCCTCATCCtcgccgctgccgccgccgctTTCGTCGTTGACGGCCGCGACGTTGTCGCCTTCTCCTCCCCCGACCTCTCCATGTACTCGGTGGGTGGTGGTGATGGAGAAGCCTCCGAACGCCGCTCCCTCGAAATCCGAGGTTATTGACTACTACGTGGAAACCCTAGCTACGGTTTTAGGCAG TGAGAAGGAGGCTCAGATGTGCATCTATGACTTTTCATGGCAGAACCAGTTTGGCTTCTGCTGTGACATTGATGAGGGGTTGGCTCGGGAGCTCACCA GAGTGCCAAGGGTATTATCTGTGAGGCCTGATAGGGATGAAATAGCTAGAAAGAAGGATTATAGCTATCCGAACATCTCATTAACTGACCAACTTGGAGCTGATGGCCGATGTTCTAAGTTTTCTCCATCAGCGCAAAATAATGAGTACTGGCTAGTTCAAATGGAGAAGCCTGGGATTGAAATTGTAACAAAGGCACAGATGGTGGACTATTATGCTCAGACCCTAACCAAGGTTTTGGGGAA TGAGAAGGATGCACAAGTTTCCATTTATGATATCTCTTGGGAGAAGGATTTTGGATTTTGTTGCCAAATTGATGAGGAATGTGCACGGGGACTAGCTA ATGTTCCAGGGGTTCTAGCTGTGCGGCCTGATAAGAATATTGGGTCAGATAACAAAGATTACAGAG GTGATGAAAAATCAGAGGGACTGGTTGATTCATCAGGAACCAATAAGATACCTGATGTGAAAACCAAAAGGCTTTTTGTGACTG TTGCCAAACTGTTTGTTGCAGGACTTTCATTCTATACTTCTGAGAAAACCTTGCGTGCAGCATTTGAAGGATTTGGTGAGCTTGTTGAAG TTAAAATTATAATGGACAAGATATCAAAAAGGTCCAAGGGTTATGCCTTCATAGAATACACTACAGAAGAAGCTGCAAGTGCTGCTTTGAAAGAGATGAATGGGAAG ATCATCAATGGCTGGATGATAGTTGTTGATGTTGCCAAAACTAACCCACCAAAATACAGCAGGGCCCGCCAAAAGCCACCAAGTGCATCAACTTTGTCCTATTAA
- the LOC103706187 gene encoding organelle RRM domain-containing protein 1, chloroplastic-like isoform X3, whose product MEPLALLPTAGLLPVTPSLAHRPAYPLLSSAKATSLFPRLATKRRTAVSPRASSSPLPPPLSSLTAATLSPSPPPTSPCTRWVVVMEKPPNAAPSKSEVIDYYVETLATVLGSSEKEAQMCIYDFSWQNQFGFCCDIDEGLARELTRVPRVLSVRPDRDEIARKKDYSYPNISLTDQLGADGRCSKFSPSAQNNEYWLVQMEKPGIEIVTKAQMVDYYAQTLTKVLGNEKDAQVSIYDISWEKDFGFCCQIDEECARGLANVPGVLAVRPDKNIGSDNKDYRGDEKSEGLVDSSGTNKIPDVKTKRLFVTGLSFYTSEKTLRAAFEGFGELVEVKIIMDKISKRSKGYAFIEYTTEEAASAALKEMNGKIINGWMIVVDVAKTNPPKYSRARQKPPSASTLSY is encoded by the exons ATGGAGCCCCTTGCCCTCCTCCCGACCGCTGGGCTCCTCCCCGTTACTCCTTCTCTCGCCCACCGCCCGGCGTACCCTCTTCTCTCCTCCGCCAAGGCTACCAGCCTCTTCCCTCGCCTCGCAACGAAGCGTCGCACGGCCGTCTCTCCCCGGGCCTCATCCtcgccgctgccgccgccgctTTCGTCGTTGACGGCCGCGACGTTGTCGCCTTCTCCTCCCCCGACCTCTCCATGTACTCGGTGGGTGGTGGTGATGGAGAAGCCTCCGAACGCCGCTCCCTCGAAATCCGAGGTTATTGACTACTACGTGGAAACCCTAGCTACGGTTTTAGGCAG CAGTGAGAAGGAGGCTCAGATGTGCATCTATGACTTTTCATGGCAGAACCAGTTTGGCTTCTGCTGTGACATTGATGAGGGGTTGGCTCGGGAGCTCACCA GAGTGCCAAGGGTATTATCTGTGAGGCCTGATAGGGATGAAATAGCTAGAAAGAAGGATTATAGCTATCCGAACATCTCATTAACTGACCAACTTGGAGCTGATGGCCGATGTTCTAAGTTTTCTCCATCAGCGCAAAATAATGAGTACTGGCTAGTTCAAATGGAGAAGCCTGGGATTGAAATTGTAACAAAGGCACAGATGGTGGACTATTATGCTCAGACCCTAACCAAGGTTTTGGGGAA TGAGAAGGATGCACAAGTTTCCATTTATGATATCTCTTGGGAGAAGGATTTTGGATTTTGTTGCCAAATTGATGAGGAATGTGCACGGGGACTAGCTA ATGTTCCAGGGGTTCTAGCTGTGCGGCCTGATAAGAATATTGGGTCAGATAACAAAGATTACAGAG GTGATGAAAAATCAGAGGGACTGGTTGATTCATCAGGAACCAATAAGATACCTGATGTGAAAACCAAAAGGCTTTTTGTGACTG GACTTTCATTCTATACTTCTGAGAAAACCTTGCGTGCAGCATTTGAAGGATTTGGTGAGCTTGTTGAAG TTAAAATTATAATGGACAAGATATCAAAAAGGTCCAAGGGTTATGCCTTCATAGAATACACTACAGAAGAAGCTGCAAGTGCTGCTTTGAAAGAGATGAATGGGAAG ATCATCAATGGCTGGATGATAGTTGTTGATGTTGCCAAAACTAACCCACCAAAATACAGCAGGGCCCGCCAAAAGCCACCAAGTGCATCAACTTTGTCCTATTAA
- the LOC103706187 gene encoding organelle RRM domain-containing protein 1, chloroplastic-like isoform X5: MEPLALLPTAGLLPVTPSLAHRPAYPLLSSAKATSLFPRLATKRRTAVSPRASSSPLPPPLSSLTAATLSPSPPPTSPCTRWVVVMEKPPNAAPSKSEVIDYYVETLATVLGSSEKEAQMCIYDFSWQNQFGFCCDIDEGLARELTRVPRVLSVRPDRDEIARKKDYSYPNISLTDQLGADGRCSKFSPSAQNNEYWLVQMEKPGIEIVTKAQMVDYYAQTLTKVLGNEKDAQVSIYDISWEKDFGFCCQIDEECARGLANVPGVLAVRPDKNIGSDNKDYRGLSFYTSEKTLRAAFEGFGELVEVKIIMDKISKRSKGYAFIEYTTEEAASAALKEMNGKIINGWMIVVDVAKTNPPKYSRARQKPPSASTLSY, from the exons ATGGAGCCCCTTGCCCTCCTCCCGACCGCTGGGCTCCTCCCCGTTACTCCTTCTCTCGCCCACCGCCCGGCGTACCCTCTTCTCTCCTCCGCCAAGGCTACCAGCCTCTTCCCTCGCCTCGCAACGAAGCGTCGCACGGCCGTCTCTCCCCGGGCCTCATCCtcgccgctgccgccgccgctTTCGTCGTTGACGGCCGCGACGTTGTCGCCTTCTCCTCCCCCGACCTCTCCATGTACTCGGTGGGTGGTGGTGATGGAGAAGCCTCCGAACGCCGCTCCCTCGAAATCCGAGGTTATTGACTACTACGTGGAAACCCTAGCTACGGTTTTAGGCAG CAGTGAGAAGGAGGCTCAGATGTGCATCTATGACTTTTCATGGCAGAACCAGTTTGGCTTCTGCTGTGACATTGATGAGGGGTTGGCTCGGGAGCTCACCA GAGTGCCAAGGGTATTATCTGTGAGGCCTGATAGGGATGAAATAGCTAGAAAGAAGGATTATAGCTATCCGAACATCTCATTAACTGACCAACTTGGAGCTGATGGCCGATGTTCTAAGTTTTCTCCATCAGCGCAAAATAATGAGTACTGGCTAGTTCAAATGGAGAAGCCTGGGATTGAAATTGTAACAAAGGCACAGATGGTGGACTATTATGCTCAGACCCTAACCAAGGTTTTGGGGAA TGAGAAGGATGCACAAGTTTCCATTTATGATATCTCTTGGGAGAAGGATTTTGGATTTTGTTGCCAAATTGATGAGGAATGTGCACGGGGACTAGCTA ATGTTCCAGGGGTTCTAGCTGTGCGGCCTGATAAGAATATTGGGTCAGATAACAAAGATTACAGAG GACTTTCATTCTATACTTCTGAGAAAACCTTGCGTGCAGCATTTGAAGGATTTGGTGAGCTTGTTGAAG TTAAAATTATAATGGACAAGATATCAAAAAGGTCCAAGGGTTATGCCTTCATAGAATACACTACAGAAGAAGCTGCAAGTGCTGCTTTGAAAGAGATGAATGGGAAG ATCATCAATGGCTGGATGATAGTTGTTGATGTTGCCAAAACTAACCCACCAAAATACAGCAGGGCCCGCCAAAAGCCACCAAGTGCATCAACTTTGTCCTATTAA
- the LOC103706187 gene encoding organelle RRM domain-containing protein 1, chloroplastic-like isoform X4: MEPLALLPTAGLLPVTPSLAHRPAYPLLSSAKATSLFPRLATKRRTAVSPRASSSPLPPPLSSLTAATLSPSPPPTSPCTRWVVVMEKPPNAAPSKSEVIDYYVETLATVLGSEKEAQMCIYDFSWQNQFGFCCDIDEGLARELTRVPRVLSVRPDRDEIARKKDYSYPNISLTDQLGADGRCSKFSPSAQNNEYWLVQMEKPGIEIVTKAQMVDYYAQTLTKVLGNEKDAQVSIYDISWEKDFGFCCQIDEECARGLANVPGVLAVRPDKNIGSDNKDYRGDEKSEGLVDSSGTNKIPDVKTKRLFVTGLSFYTSEKTLRAAFEGFGELVEVKIIMDKISKRSKGYAFIEYTTEEAASAALKEMNGKIINGWMIVVDVAKTNPPKYSRARQKPPSASTLSY, translated from the exons ATGGAGCCCCTTGCCCTCCTCCCGACCGCTGGGCTCCTCCCCGTTACTCCTTCTCTCGCCCACCGCCCGGCGTACCCTCTTCTCTCCTCCGCCAAGGCTACCAGCCTCTTCCCTCGCCTCGCAACGAAGCGTCGCACGGCCGTCTCTCCCCGGGCCTCATCCtcgccgctgccgccgccgctTTCGTCGTTGACGGCCGCGACGTTGTCGCCTTCTCCTCCCCCGACCTCTCCATGTACTCGGTGGGTGGTGGTGATGGAGAAGCCTCCGAACGCCGCTCCCTCGAAATCCGAGGTTATTGACTACTACGTGGAAACCCTAGCTACGGTTTTAGGCAG TGAGAAGGAGGCTCAGATGTGCATCTATGACTTTTCATGGCAGAACCAGTTTGGCTTCTGCTGTGACATTGATGAGGGGTTGGCTCGGGAGCTCACCA GAGTGCCAAGGGTATTATCTGTGAGGCCTGATAGGGATGAAATAGCTAGAAAGAAGGATTATAGCTATCCGAACATCTCATTAACTGACCAACTTGGAGCTGATGGCCGATGTTCTAAGTTTTCTCCATCAGCGCAAAATAATGAGTACTGGCTAGTTCAAATGGAGAAGCCTGGGATTGAAATTGTAACAAAGGCACAGATGGTGGACTATTATGCTCAGACCCTAACCAAGGTTTTGGGGAA TGAGAAGGATGCACAAGTTTCCATTTATGATATCTCTTGGGAGAAGGATTTTGGATTTTGTTGCCAAATTGATGAGGAATGTGCACGGGGACTAGCTA ATGTTCCAGGGGTTCTAGCTGTGCGGCCTGATAAGAATATTGGGTCAGATAACAAAGATTACAGAG GTGATGAAAAATCAGAGGGACTGGTTGATTCATCAGGAACCAATAAGATACCTGATGTGAAAACCAAAAGGCTTTTTGTGACTG GACTTTCATTCTATACTTCTGAGAAAACCTTGCGTGCAGCATTTGAAGGATTTGGTGAGCTTGTTGAAG TTAAAATTATAATGGACAAGATATCAAAAAGGTCCAAGGGTTATGCCTTCATAGAATACACTACAGAAGAAGCTGCAAGTGCTGCTTTGAAAGAGATGAATGGGAAG ATCATCAATGGCTGGATGATAGTTGTTGATGTTGCCAAAACTAACCCACCAAAATACAGCAGGGCCCGCCAAAAGCCACCAAGTGCATCAACTTTGTCCTATTAA